In Brachionichthys hirsutus isolate HB-005 chromosome 5, CSIRO-AGI_Bhir_v1, whole genome shotgun sequence, a single genomic region encodes these proteins:
- the prr5a gene encoding LOW QUALITY PROTEIN: proline-rich protein 5a (The sequence of the model RefSeq protein was modified relative to this genomic sequence to represent the inferred CDS: inserted 1 base in 1 codon), with amino-acid sequence MLDGLRRRHASRPSSRPXSLNFSTFSAPPPSPDMDSSSEHPIRRTLHRLKLMSSPSLSELGKSEKGSPEERGEKQKRAGANATWNSIHNAVIAVFQRKGLADNELYVLNEGVRHLLKTELGSFFTEYLQNQLLTKGMVILRDKIRFYEGQKLLDSLAETWDFFFCDVLSMLQAIFHPVQGKEPSVRQLALLHFRNTIVLSVKLEDALSRPRARVPPSVTQMLLILQGVHESRGVNEDYLNLETLVQKVVSPYLGTHGLFSGDGAEARCCVLEKCLPWPKSVDQPSKNPVVRSKSYNIPLLLTPVAEYDPDASSVGSGGIRRHSACEISSCLEEQGLTFAEPPTAPELSGPSSSRLRVVSQFNGIVQAGATAMQLPLLSPAILPLQSSGALHGTEATTTMTDLSKGASSTPPSESSSPETIIGQVLESADSDSDGIFIDFPPHPSDAMGYSRQSTV; translated from the exons ATGCTGGATGGACTCCGGCGGAGGCACGCCTCCCGGCCCTCCTCCCGAC TGTCACTCAACTTCAGCACATTCTCGGCTCCTCCCCCCAGCCCAGACATGGACAGCAGCAGCGAGCATCCAATCAGGAG GACTTTGCACCGGCTGAAGTTGATGAGCTCCCCCAGCCTCAGCGAGCTGGGAAAGAGTGAGAAAGGTTCCccggaggagaggggagaaaagcagaagaggGCCGGCGCTAACGCCACCTGGAACAG CATCCACAACGCCGTCATAGCGGTCTTCCAGAGGAAGGGTTTGGCAGACAACGAGCTCTACGTCCTAAATGAAGGCGTGCG GCATCTGTTGAAGACTGAGCTGGGCTCCTTCTTCACAGAATACCTTCAG AACCAGCTACTCACGAAGGGCATGGTGATTCTTCGGGACAAAATCCGCTTCTACGAAG GTCAGAAGTTACTCGACTCCCTGGCAGAGACCTGGGACTTCTTCTTTTGTGATGTTCTGTCCATGCTGCAGGCCATCTTTCACCCGGTTCAG GGTAAGGAACCTTCTGTCCGACAGCTAGCGCTGCTTCACTTCAGGAACACGATAGTCCTGAGTGTCAAACTGGAGGACGCCCTGTCCCGGCCTCGGGCCCGAGTGCCCCCCTCTgtcacacagatgctgctgatTCTGCAG GGGGTCCATGAGTCACGCGGTGTGAATGAGGACTACCTGAATCTGGAGACTCTTGTTCAGAAGGTGGTCTCGCCCTACCTGGGCACCCACGGGCTGTTCTCCGGAGACGGCGCCGAGGCTCGTTGCTGTGTTCTGG AGAAGTGCTTACCATGGCCCAAGTCTGTGGATCAACCATCCAAAAACCCCGTGGTCCGATCAAAAAGCTACAACATCCCTCTTCTGCTGACCCCGGTGGCCGAGTATGACCCTGACGCTAGCTCTGTCGGCAGTGGAGGAATCCGGCGCCACTCGGCCTGTGAGATCTCATCGTGCCTGGAGGAACAAGGACTCACCTTTGCTGAGCCACCCACAGCACCTGAGCTGTCTGGCCCTTCCTCCAGCAGGCTGCGCGTCGTCTCTCAGTTCAATG GTATCGTGCAAGCAGGAGCCACTGCCATGCAGCTGCCCCTTTTATCTCCTGCCATCCTTCCCCTCCAGTCCTCAGGAGCTCTCCATGGCACCGAGGCCACGACAACAATGACTGATCTCAGTAAAGGCGCATCCTCGACACCGCCCAGCGAATCATCCAGCCCGGAAACCATAATAGGACAAGTGTTAGAATCGGCAGACTCCGATTCAGATGGGATATTTATTGATTTCCCACCTCACCCCTCAGACGCGATGGGGTACAGCAGACAGAGTACTGTGTAG
- the rad52 gene encoding DNA repair protein RAD52 homolog, translating into MPSNADERNNTTNTCFGQYTYTADEYQAVHNALRQKLGPEYISTRVAGGGQKVCYIEGHRVISLANEMFGYNGWSHSISQQNVDFVDLINGKFYVGVSAFIKVQLKDGSFHEDVGYGVSEGLRSKALSLEKARKEAVTDGMKRALKCFGNALGNCILNKEYLLAINKIPRQPPPPLDLAETKRSEGEPSVEKARFSSMTHGEKLASAVGPTRTPLEPKLLNQSHNFMDVNTPNAAPGNTSENTGSGPDMDPHTDPKQQRKLRQQQLQQKFKREMEAKVLQQRRDVAKPEEVEAAAGRESSGGTGGVPALGDSTSAGQRTSSGEDYMADDPELWNFTLDGIKDMDVPTGSPPNSHRMETRSKTPQRAPLGLQDRPAVGSKEQDWAQPRRHQNQHQPRQAETFSPYRQGQYMKKRRLDT; encoded by the exons ATGCCAAGTAACGCCGACGAGaggaacaacacaacaaacacatgttTCGGACAG tacACTTACACAGCTGATGAGTACCAGGCAGTGCACAATGCCTTGCGGCAGAAGCTTGGGCCGGAGTACATCAGTACCAGAgtggctggaggaggacagaag GTGTGCTATATTGAAGGGCATCGCGTAATCAGTTTGGCTAATGAGATGTTTGGATACAATGGATGGTCTCATTCCATCAGTCAGCAGAATGTTg ACTTTGTCGACCTCATCAACGGGAAGTTTTATGTTGGTGTCAGCGCATTTATCAAAGTACAACTGAAG GACGGGTCATTTCATGAGGACGTCGGGTACGGAGTCAGCGAAGGACTGAGGTCTAAAGCGCTGTCACTCGAGAAGGCGAGGAAGGAAGCGGTCACTGACGGCATGAAGAGGGCGCTCAA ATGCTTCGGTAACGCCCTTGGAAACTGTATCCTGAATAAAGAATATCTCCTAGCCATAAACAAAATCCCTAGACAG cctcctcctcctctggaccTTGCTGAGACGAAGCGTTCTGAGGGCGAGCCCTCAGTGGAGAAAGCACGCTTCTCCAGTATGACCCACGGAGAAAAGCTCGCGTCTGCCGTGGGTCCGACGAGGACGCCGCTGGAGCCCAAACTCCTCAACCAAAGCCACAACTTTATGGACGTTAATACTCCAAATGCTGCTCCCGGAAACACGAGTGAAAACACCGGCTCCGG GCCTGACATGGATCCACACACAGACCCCAAGCAGCAGAGGAAgctcagacagcagcagcttcagcagaagttcaagagagagatggaggccaaggtgctgcagcagagacgggACGTAGCCAAGCCTGAGGAggtggaagctgctgctggacgagaATCCAGCGGAGGCAC TGGAGGTGTGCCTGCGCTCGGTGACAGCACCTCGGCCGGACAAAGGACAAGCAGCGGGGAAGATTATATGGCAG ATGATCCTGAGCTCTGGAATTTCACTCTGGATGGAATCAAGGATATGGATGTCCCCACTGGCAGCCCACCAAACAGTCACCGGATGGAGACGCGCAGTAAGACCCCCCAGAGAGCACCGCTCGGACTCCAGGACAGGCCTGCAGTGGGCAGCAAAGAGCAGGACTGGGCCCAGCCCAGACGTcatcagaaccagcaccagcccAGACAAG CCGAGACCTTCAGTCCATACAGACAAGGGCAGTACATGAAGAAACGCAGGCTGGATACTTGA